A window of Costertonia aggregata contains these coding sequences:
- a CDS encoding DUF305 domain-containing protein, whose amino-acid sequence MNSNEHKNSGKSKNHYTRFVAMLACSFVAMYITMYLNTYEWDHVWFSLTRFYMVCLGIAAMAIIMFVAMRGMYQNKKKNIAIVLGSIVLFVSALGLVRDQKSTVGDVLWMKAMIPHHSIAILTSERADIEDPEVKKLAEEIIKAQRREIAEMKEMIERLENEK is encoded by the coding sequence ATGAATTCAAACGAACACAAAAATTCAGGAAAATCAAAAAACCATTACACACGTTTTGTAGCGATGCTCGCTTGCTCTTTTGTAGCAATGTACATTACGATGTATTTAAACACTTATGAATGGGACCACGTTTGGTTTAGCCTAACGAGGTTTTATATGGTCTGCCTTGGTATCGCAGCTATGGCCATCATTATGTTTGTGGCAATGCGTGGTATGTACCAAAATAAAAAGAAGAATATCGCCATAGTCTTGGGAAGTATCGTTCTCTTTGTAAGTGCATTAGGACTCGTACGTGACCAAAAGTCAACCGTAGGCGATGTACTTTGGATGAAAGCAATGATACCACACCATTCCATTGCAATTTTAACAAGTGAACGTGCAGATATTGAAGACCCTGAAGTTAAAAAACTGGCTGAAGAAATCATTAAGGCACAACGAAGGGAAATCGCCGAAATGAAAGAAATGATTGAACGTTTAGAAAACGAAAAATAA
- a CDS encoding efflux RND transporter periplasmic adaptor subunit, whose translation MNKNILYIAIAIIIGLGAGWLIFGNGSSDTMANKDISDMSDQHDHSGESADQMWTCSMHPQIMQPEAGDCPICGMDLIPAETGAEGLAANEIKMTENAMALANIQTTIVGNAETSDDDGMIFLSGKIAANEENNTVQSSYFKGRIEQLNVNYEGQQVNRGQLLATIYAPDLVAAQQELITAASLKASQPALYKAVRNKLKNWKLSDTQINAIEESGSVRENFPIYATVSGTVSEVMAAQGDYVNQGQPIVKLSNLNSVWAEFDAYENQIAQFNIGQKINITTNAYPNKEFEGTISFIDPILNNATRTVTVRATLQNRDDLFKPGMFVTGKVKGATQTMENTLAVPASAVLWTGERSLVYVKTNPNEPVFEMREVTLGNRSGETYQVSSGLNNGDEIVTNGTFTVDAAAQLQGKKSMMNQQMMQDESAMIGDMEMSFSDAFSSDFDKALPSYLKMKDALVASDASQVSAFAKATSEKLKAISTDDLGTMEKQHLTKSIEMLDAIANNDILENQRAHFVILNENIVPIAMSIENSTNYYIQKCPMANNNKGAVWLSMEEEIRNPYYGDAMLTCGSVIDSL comes from the coding sequence ATGAATAAGAACATTTTATATATAGCAATAGCCATAATAATAGGTTTGGGCGCAGGCTGGCTCATTTTTGGAAACGGGTCAAGTGATACTATGGCAAATAAGGATATATCCGATATGTCTGATCAACACGACCACTCTGGCGAGAGTGCAGACCAGATGTGGACGTGCTCAATGCATCCACAGATTATGCAACCCGAAGCTGGTGATTGCCCAATATGTGGGATGGACTTAATCCCTGCTGAAACTGGTGCAGAAGGTCTCGCAGCAAACGAGATAAAAATGACCGAAAATGCTATGGCATTAGCAAATATTCAAACTACCATTGTGGGTAATGCAGAAACAAGCGATGATGACGGGATGATTTTCCTTTCGGGAAAAATAGCTGCAAACGAAGAAAACAATACCGTACAATCCAGCTATTTTAAAGGAAGGATAGAACAACTCAACGTTAACTATGAAGGACAGCAAGTAAACCGTGGTCAGCTATTGGCAACCATTTACGCACCAGACCTTGTAGCGGCACAGCAGGAACTGATTACCGCAGCATCGCTCAAAGCATCGCAACCCGCTTTATACAAAGCCGTTCGCAACAAGTTAAAAAACTGGAAACTTTCAGATACACAAATCAATGCTATTGAGGAAAGTGGCAGCGTGCGTGAGAACTTTCCGATTTATGCAACGGTTTCCGGAACGGTATCAGAAGTAATGGCAGCACAGGGCGATTATGTAAATCAAGGACAGCCTATTGTGAAGTTGAGCAACTTGAATTCGGTTTGGGCAGAATTTGATGCTTATGAAAATCAGATAGCACAGTTCAATATTGGGCAAAAAATCAACATCACGACCAATGCCTATCCAAATAAAGAATTTGAGGGAACAATTTCATTTATTGACCCAATTTTAAATAATGCGACACGAACGGTAACGGTACGTGCAACCCTTCAAAATAGAGACGACCTATTTAAACCAGGAATGTTTGTTACAGGTAAGGTTAAAGGCGCAACGCAAACTATGGAAAATACACTTGCCGTACCTGCAAGTGCTGTACTATGGACAGGCGAGCGCTCATTGGTATATGTTAAAACCAATCCTAACGAGCCTGTGTTTGAAATGCGCGAAGTGACCTTGGGCAATCGCTCTGGCGAAACTTACCAAGTATCTTCCGGATTAAATAATGGCGATGAAATAGTAACCAATGGAACTTTCACGGTAGATGCAGCAGCACAATTACAGGGTAAAAAATCAATGATGAATCAGCAAATGATGCAGGACGAATCAGCAATGATCGGCGATATGGAAATGAGTTTCAGCGATGCGTTTAGTTCTGATTTCGACAAAGCATTACCATCATATCTCAAAATGAAAGATGCCCTTGTAGCAAGCGATGCAAGTCAAGTTTCCGCTTTCGCGAAAGCGACATCAGAAAAATTAAAAGCAATATCGACTGATGATTTAGGTACGATGGAAAAACAACATTTAACCAAAAGTATTGAGATGCTGGATGCCATTGCAAACAATGACATTCTGGAAAACCAGCGCGCTCACTTCGTCATTCTAAACGAGAATATCGTGCCTATTGCAATGAGCATAGAAAACTCGACAAATTATTACATTCAGAAATGCCCTATGGCAAATAACAATAAAGGTGCGGTATGGTTAAGTATGGAAGAAGAAATAAGAAATCCATACTATGGCGATGCAATGTTGACTTGCGGAAGTGTGATTGATTCGTTGTAA
- a CDS encoding DUF6660 family protein, with translation MKVVAIILSFYFLALNVVPCSDATNSADDTQVVTVIDIDGDHDQDCELCSPFCQCHCCHVHTINFGLVAFQPLQPAIPHEFFVHFDDLGKDIPHSLFQPPQA, from the coding sequence GTGAAAGTTGTAGCAATCATTTTATCGTTTTATTTCTTGGCACTCAATGTAGTGCCTTGTAGCGATGCGACAAATAGTGCCGATGACACCCAAGTTGTTACGGTAATAGATATTGATGGCGACCACGACCAAGACTGTGAGTTATGCTCGCCTTTTTGCCAATGTCATTGCTGCCACGTTCACACGATAAATTTTGGGCTTGTTGCATTTCAACCGCTACAGCCTGCTATTCCACACGAATTCTTTGTCCATTTTGATGACCTCGGCAAAGATATTCCCCATTCCCTTTTTCAGCCCCCTCAGGCATAA
- a CDS encoding CusA/CzcA family heavy metal efflux RND transporter, whose amino-acid sequence MINRIIDFSINNKFIIGLLTLALIGAGIYSMTQVPIDAVPDITNNQVQVITQSPNLGTEDIEQFVTYPVEVAMSNLPNVKEIRSVSRFGLSVVTVVFDDDMGTYLPRQLVSEKLTEVREQIPEGFGQPSMGPISTGLGEVYQYTLKVEPEFEDKYSLSDLRTMQDWIVQRQMAMVPGVVEINAIGGKIKQYEVAVDPNELKAIGLTITDVFEALEANNKNTGGAYIEKNHQANFIRGEGLVRSLDDIKKIVIKNENGVPITISDVADVRFGSAVRYGALTQDGEGEVVGGLVMMLKGANSNEVIVRVKDRMAEIQKSLPEGVVIQPLLDRSKLISETTGTVRNNLLEGALIVIFVLVFLLGNWRGGLIVASTIPLSLLFAFILMNVFDVWANLMSLGAIDFGIIVDGAVIIVEASVFLMGSYILKKKSLNKEKRDEIAANASKKMMNAAFFGQLIILIVFLPILALEGIEGKMFKPMALTFIFAMIGAMFLCLTYVPMMSALFLKPPKTEKKSWGDRFVHWVQRKYEPLLVKTLNKGKWIVGIAVAIFALTVFMFTRMGGEFIPQLDEGDIAFHTILKPGSSLSETIETTTKVERIIKAEFPEVEKIVSRIGVAEVPTDPMPMDFADVFVILKPQDEWVSADDKDELIDKMKEAVSIIPGVNYEFTQPIEMRFNELLEGIREDVAIKIYGEDIDVLAAKADEITKIIAGTEGIGDMRAEATSGLPQMTIKYNRNKLAQYGVSIDQLNTMVQSAFAGGYAGVIFEGEKRFDLVVRLDEQNRTDINDIRNLYINLPNGSQIPLQELATIEYEPGPMQISRDNTNRRTYVGVNVRGRDVESLVNEIKDKLDANLELPPGYFIRYGGAFENLERASERLQTVVPIALLLIFILIYFALKSFPQTLMIYLAIPMATIGGVFALWLRDMPFSISAGVGFIVLFGVAVLNGLVMISGLNELKEEGVTNLKDRIIEGTKRRIRPIMLTAFTDILGFLPMAISASAGAEVQRPLATVVIGGLITSTLLTLFILPIFYQWVEKRSERKKKFNPKFVTATAVVCLLFTSAFAKAQQVQPQDSLPIVSLERAVEISKENYPLLKTKQLEIQRQNALKGIAYDFGNTQVFTGGEEITDGQGIYTLVGVGQQNLDLLGIGAKKRLQKQRIALAETALDLSELQVEQEVKKAWSQAYQQRQKFELYRELDSIYSQFETAIQLNFEVEAISRLEYSSAKNQALQISNKLQQAESDYAIALQKLNLWLATDIFYSVPDSFEENEVAVLGLGANLERHPELELSQRRIDEAEANYNAARAELLPKLNLQGGLQQVNGDNGFYTYQAGISVPLFSGTQRSQAKAAKIDSEIAKTNADYTQRQLQSEFQQAVQAYQKWKTSWQFYRDKALPLAEEQRKGALLAYKEGAVDYAAFTQIIRDAINTEMDALDALDNYLDALFELQYFQN is encoded by the coding sequence ATGATTAATAGAATCATTGATTTTTCAATCAATAACAAATTTATAATCGGTCTGCTCACGCTGGCATTGATTGGTGCTGGTATATATAGTATGACCCAAGTGCCCATTGATGCCGTGCCGGATATTACTAATAACCAAGTACAGGTCATCACACAATCCCCTAATCTGGGAACGGAAGATATTGAGCAATTCGTAACCTATCCCGTCGAAGTTGCAATGAGCAACTTGCCCAATGTAAAGGAAATTCGTTCGGTGTCCCGCTTTGGCCTTTCCGTAGTAACCGTCGTTTTTGACGATGATATGGGTACCTATTTACCGCGTCAACTTGTTTCTGAAAAACTGACCGAAGTACGTGAACAAATCCCAGAGGGTTTTGGACAGCCAAGTATGGGGCCAATTTCAACAGGTTTGGGGGAAGTGTACCAATATACCTTAAAGGTAGAACCTGAATTTGAAGATAAATATTCATTATCCGATTTACGTACAATGCAAGATTGGATTGTGCAACGGCAAATGGCAATGGTGCCTGGTGTTGTAGAAATTAATGCCATCGGCGGAAAAATAAAGCAATATGAGGTGGCCGTCGACCCTAATGAATTAAAGGCAATCGGCCTTACTATTACCGATGTGTTCGAAGCATTGGAAGCGAACAATAAAAATACAGGTGGTGCGTACATTGAGAAAAACCATCAGGCGAACTTCATTCGAGGTGAAGGTTTGGTGCGAAGCCTTGATGATATTAAAAAAATCGTCATCAAAAATGAAAATGGTGTGCCCATTACCATAAGTGATGTTGCAGATGTGCGCTTTGGTTCTGCCGTGCGCTATGGGGCTTTGACGCAGGACGGCGAAGGTGAGGTCGTTGGCGGTCTTGTTATGATGCTCAAAGGGGCAAACTCAAACGAGGTTATTGTACGTGTGAAAGACCGGATGGCCGAAATACAGAAATCCCTTCCTGAAGGGGTTGTCATTCAGCCCTTATTGGATAGAAGTAAGCTTATAAGTGAAACAACCGGCACGGTGCGTAACAATCTACTCGAAGGTGCGCTTATCGTGATTTTCGTACTTGTTTTCCTTTTAGGAAACTGGCGTGGTGGTCTTATTGTGGCTTCGACTATCCCTTTATCGCTATTGTTCGCTTTTATACTAATGAACGTTTTTGACGTATGGGCGAACTTGATGAGTTTAGGTGCTATCGATTTTGGTATCATCGTAGATGGGGCGGTCATCATCGTGGAAGCCAGCGTATTCTTAATGGGAAGCTACATCCTAAAAAAGAAGTCTTTAAACAAGGAAAAACGTGATGAGATAGCCGCAAATGCATCAAAGAAAATGATGAATGCCGCCTTCTTTGGGCAATTGATAATTCTAATTGTGTTCTTGCCCATACTGGCTTTGGAAGGCATCGAGGGCAAAATGTTTAAACCAATGGCGCTCACATTCATATTTGCAATGATTGGTGCTATGTTTCTTTGCCTGACATACGTTCCAATGATGTCCGCACTATTTTTAAAACCACCCAAGACGGAAAAAAAATCTTGGGGCGACCGTTTCGTGCATTGGGTACAGCGGAAGTATGAACCACTTTTGGTCAAGACTTTAAACAAGGGAAAATGGATTGTGGGTATTGCCGTCGCCATATTTGCCCTAACCGTTTTTATGTTTACAAGAATGGGTGGCGAATTCATTCCCCAACTGGATGAAGGCGATATTGCATTTCACACCATACTTAAACCCGGAAGCTCACTAAGCGAAACGATTGAGACCACTACTAAAGTTGAGCGTATCATAAAGGCCGAATTTCCGGAAGTTGAGAAAATTGTAAGCCGTATCGGTGTGGCCGAAGTGCCCACAGACCCGATGCCAATGGATTTCGCTGATGTATTTGTTATTCTAAAACCCCAAGATGAATGGGTGTCTGCCGATGATAAGGATGAACTTATTGATAAAATGAAGGAAGCGGTAAGCATTATCCCGGGCGTAAATTATGAGTTTACCCAACCAATCGAAATGCGCTTTAATGAACTGTTAGAGGGTATTCGAGAAGATGTTGCCATTAAAATTTATGGTGAGGATATAGACGTACTTGCTGCAAAGGCCGATGAGATTACAAAAATCATAGCGGGTACTGAAGGTATAGGCGATATGAGGGCAGAAGCAACTTCTGGATTGCCCCAAATGACCATTAAATACAATCGCAACAAACTGGCACAGTATGGTGTGAGTATCGACCAACTCAATACAATGGTACAGTCCGCTTTTGCGGGTGGATATGCAGGGGTCATTTTTGAAGGCGAAAAGCGTTTTGACTTAGTGGTTCGGCTCGACGAGCAGAACCGTACTGACATCAATGACATCAGAAATCTGTACATCAATTTGCCTAACGGCTCGCAGATTCCGCTTCAAGAACTGGCCACAATCGAATACGAACCAGGTCCGATGCAGATAAGCCGGGACAATACCAACCGAAGAACCTACGTGGGTGTAAATGTGCGCGGACGTGATGTGGAATCATTAGTTAACGAGATTAAGGATAAACTGGACGCAAATCTTGAATTACCACCAGGCTATTTTATTCGGTATGGTGGTGCATTTGAAAATCTTGAAAGAGCAAGCGAGCGATTACAGACTGTGGTCCCGATTGCTTTATTGTTGATTTTTATCTTGATTTATTTCGCATTAAAATCCTTTCCGCAGACCTTGATGATTTACTTGGCCATCCCGATGGCGACCATTGGCGGTGTATTCGCACTATGGCTTCGGGATATGCCTTTCAGTATTTCCGCAGGGGTCGGCTTTATCGTCCTCTTTGGTGTTGCCGTCCTGAACGGACTGGTAATGATTAGCGGTCTAAATGAATTGAAGGAAGAAGGCGTGACCAATTTAAAAGACCGAATAATTGAAGGTACAAAACGCAGAATACGTCCCATTATGCTGACGGCCTTTACCGATATTTTAGGATTTCTTCCGATGGCGATATCAGCTTCGGCAGGTGCTGAAGTGCAGCGACCCTTGGCGACCGTGGTAATCGGTGGATTGATAACATCAACGCTTCTGACGCTCTTTATCCTTCCCATCTTTTACCAATGGGTCGAAAAACGGTCGGAACGGAAGAAGAAATTCAATCCAAAATTTGTTACCGCAACAGCCGTGGTCTGCCTTTTATTCACTTCCGCTTTCGCGAAAGCACAACAAGTCCAACCTCAAGATTCTTTACCAATTGTTTCATTGGAAAGAGCAGTAGAAATTTCCAAGGAAAACTATCCGTTATTGAAAACGAAACAGTTGGAAATTCAACGACAGAACGCACTTAAAGGTATTGCTTATGATTTTGGGAACACCCAAGTTTTTACGGGTGGCGAAGAAATAACAGATGGTCAAGGTATATATACTTTAGTTGGTGTAGGGCAACAAAATTTAGACCTCTTGGGTATCGGTGCAAAAAAGCGACTTCAAAAACAACGAATAGCTTTGGCCGAAACCGCTCTCGACCTGTCTGAATTGCAAGTGGAACAGGAAGTGAAAAAGGCTTGGTCGCAGGCATACCAACAGCGACAGAAATTTGAACTGTACCGCGAGCTGGATTCCATTTATTCACAGTTTGAAACCGCAATCCAACTCAACTTTGAAGTAGAAGCCATTTCCAGATTGGAATATTCATCGGCTAAAAACCAAGCATTGCAAATAAGTAACAAACTGCAACAGGCCGAAAGCGATTATGCCATTGCCCTGCAAAAGCTAAATCTCTGGCTGGCAACTGACATTTTTTATTCTGTACCAGATTCGTTTGAAGAAAATGAGGTGGCAGTATTGGGATTGGGTGCGAATTTAGAAAGACATCCAGAGTTGGAACTTTCACAAAGGCGCATCGATGAAGCCGAAGCAAACTATAATGCCGCTCGTGCCGAGCTACTTCCTAAATTAAACCTTCAAGGTGGATTGCAACAGGTCAATGGCGATAACGGATTTTATACCTATCAGGCAGGGATTTCCGTCCCGTTGTTTTCGGGCACCCAGCGCAGTCAAGCCAAAGCCGCTAAAATCGATAGCGAAATCGCAAAGACAAATGCGGACTATACCCAACGCCAACTACAATCTGAATTTCAGCAGGCAGTACAAGCCTATCAAAAATGGAAAACATCTTGGCAGTTTTACAGGGATAAAGCTCTGCCACTTGCAGAAGAACAGCGTAAGGGTGCGTTACTTGCCTACAAGGAAGGTGCGGTGGATTATGCTGCATTCACGCAGATTATACGTGATGCCATAAACACCGAAATGGATGCGCTCGATGCGCTTGACAATTATTTAGATGCCTTGTTTGAACTACAATACTTTCAAAACTAA